Proteins from one Gossypium raimondii isolate GPD5lz chromosome 8, ASM2569854v1, whole genome shotgun sequence genomic window:
- the LOC105791699 gene encoding protein VASCULAR ASSOCIATED DEATH 1, chloroplastic isoform X2: MAVTSAAAERIDLPRSSMDRSLSKAVSDDVSDSSTSPNDSSPTHTPDRNDASNASPNPSYKDVDIQSQSALRSEEYRQLFRLPPEEFLVQDFNCAFQESILLQGHMYLFVHYICFYSNIFGFETKKVIAFNEITSVNRAKTAGIFPNAIEIFAGGRRYFFASFLSRDEAFKIINDGWLQHVNGAQEITEQQESMSESSTQENGFVAIENINSSLNPVNDTESADRHEDAPTSSGSKVPSTTDTNAEVGSGSVINSGVSASEGTFSWKPENCDAPKVAECFTKVAETKFPIKVEEFFNLFFSDNAVNFIESFHRRCGDKEFKCSSWCPHDKFGHVRDVSFQHPIKIYFGAKFGSCQEAQKFRIYRNSHLVIETSQEISDVPYGDYFRVEGLWDVERDNDGPQEGCILRVYVNVAFSKKTVWKGKIVQSTLEECREAYATWIDRAHELLKQNIDKQGGVKPSESSAGNGELQVEREVATTEPSERSHTLSDPVSIVVLLNRPQQVHVNYPVEYMGSMMRGGGGGGGESRAEAVAWLEKRMHHLKEETTMVEARLERMWHEHAALKAELKELGYPKKHNR, translated from the exons ATGGCAGTGACCTCTGCTGCCGCCGAGAGGATCGATCTTCCGCGGTCTTCTATGGATCGTTCTCTTTCTAAAGCAGTCTCCGACGACGTTTCTGATTCTTCAACTTCGCCAAACGATTCCTCGCCTACCCACACGCCTGATCGCAACGATGCTTCCAATGCTTCACCCAACCCTAGCTACAAAGATGTTGATATTCAG TCTCAGTCAGCATTGAGGAGTGAAGAATACCGCCAACTGTTTAGGCTTCCACCTGAAGAG TTCCTTGTCCAGGATTTCAACTGTGCATTCCAGGAGAGTATTCTTCTTCAG GGTCACATGTACCTGTTTGTTCATTACATTTGCTTTTATTCCAATATATTTGGATTTGAAACAAAG AAAGTAATTGCCTTCAACGAAATTACAAGTGTTAACAGAGCAAAGACTGCTGGAATCTTTCCTAATGCAATAGAAATTTTTGCTGGAGGAAGGAGG TACTTCTTTGCATCATTCCTATCTCGTGATGAAGCTTTCAAGATCATTAATGATGGATGGTTGCAGCATGTCAATGGAGCCCAAGAAATTACAGAACAACAG GAATCCATGTCTGAGTCCAGCACCCAAGAGAATGGCTTTGTTGCAATTGAAAATATCAATAGCTCACTAAACCCTGTAAATGACACGGAATCTGCAGACAG GCATGAGGACGCTCCCACTTCTAGTGGCTCTAAGGTTCCATCCACTACTGACACTAATGCAGAAGTAGGTAGTGGATCAGTTATAAATAGTGGGGTTTCAGCATCAGAAGGTACCTTTTCATGGAAGCCAGAGAATTGTGATGCACCAAAGG TTGCTGAATGTTTTACCAAGGTTGCAGAAACAAAGTTTCCG ATTAAGGTAGAGGAGttcttcaatttgtttttttcgGATAATGCTGTTAATTTCATTGAATCTTTTCATAGAAGGTGTGGAGATAAAG AATTTAAGTGCTCTTCATGGTGCCCTCATGACAAATTTGGACATGTCCGTGATGTGTCATTTCAACAtccaataaaaatatactttg GTGCAAAATTTGGTAGCTGCCAGGAGGCCCAGAAATTTCGAATTTACAGAAACag TCACTTGGTTATAGAGACATCACAAGAGATCAGTGATGTACCATATGGAGATTATTTCCGTGTAGAG GGGCTTTGGGATGTAGAAAGAGACAATGATGGCCCACAAGAAGGCTGCATTTTGCGGGTTTATGTTAATGTGGCTTTTAGCAAGAAAACTGTTTGGAAAG GGAAAATAGTGCAGTCTACTCTTGAAGAGTGTCGAGAAGCATATGCAACGTGGATAGACAGG GCACATGAATTGTTGAAGCAGAACATTGATAAACAAGGAG GGGTAAAGCCTTCTGAAAGCTCAGCTGGAAATGGTGAACTCCAAGTCGAAAGGGAAGTGGCTACCACGGAACCTTCAGAAAGATCTCATACCTTAAGTGATCCA GTAAGCATTGTTGTGCTATTAAACAGGCCACAACAAGTGCATGTGAATTACCCAGTTGAGTACATGGGTAGCATGATGAGAGGTGGTGGAGGCGGAGGTGGAGAAAGCAGAGCTGAAGCAGTGGCTTGGTTGGAGAAGCGGATGCATCACCTTAAAGAAGAGACGACAATGGTTGAAGCTCGGCTAGAGAGGATGTGGCATGAGCATGCTGCTTTAAAAGCAGAGTTAAAAGAATTAGGGTATCCGAAGAAGCATAATAGATAA
- the LOC105791699 gene encoding protein VASCULAR ASSOCIATED DEATH 1, chloroplastic isoform X1: MAVTSAAAERIDLPRSSMDRSLSKAVSDDVSDSSTSPNDSSPTHTPDRNDASNASPNPSYKDVDIQSQSALRSEEYRQLFRLPPEEFLVQDFNCAFQESILLQGHMYLFVHYICFYSNIFGFETKKVIAFNEITSVNRAKTAGIFPNAIEIFAGGRRYFFASFLSRDEAFKIINDGWLQHVNGAQEITEQQESMSESSTQENGFVAIENINSSLNPVNDTESADRHEDAPTSSGSKVPSTTDTNAEVGSGSVINSGVSASEGTFSWKPENCDAPKVAECFTKVAETKFPIKVEEFFNLFFSDNAVNFIESFHRRCGDKEFKCSSWCPHDKFGHVRDVSFQHPIKIYFGAKFGSCQEAQKFRIYRNSHLVIETSQEISDVPYGDYFRVEGLWDVERDNDGPQEGCILRVYVNVAFSKKTVWKGKIVQSTLEECREAYATWIDRAHELLKQNIDKQGGVKPSESSAGNGELQVEREVATTEPSERSHTLSDPVRTLQMSDSLDVNQRIGNLLQESLTSALSIASLLSEFARKSFSYLKSQGHISLVLAVAFTVILLMQVSIVVLLNRPQQVHVNYPVEYMGSMMRGGGGGGGESRAEAVAWLEKRMHHLKEETTMVEARLERMWHEHAALKAELKELGYPKKHNR, translated from the exons ATGGCAGTGACCTCTGCTGCCGCCGAGAGGATCGATCTTCCGCGGTCTTCTATGGATCGTTCTCTTTCTAAAGCAGTCTCCGACGACGTTTCTGATTCTTCAACTTCGCCAAACGATTCCTCGCCTACCCACACGCCTGATCGCAACGATGCTTCCAATGCTTCACCCAACCCTAGCTACAAAGATGTTGATATTCAG TCTCAGTCAGCATTGAGGAGTGAAGAATACCGCCAACTGTTTAGGCTTCCACCTGAAGAG TTCCTTGTCCAGGATTTCAACTGTGCATTCCAGGAGAGTATTCTTCTTCAG GGTCACATGTACCTGTTTGTTCATTACATTTGCTTTTATTCCAATATATTTGGATTTGAAACAAAG AAAGTAATTGCCTTCAACGAAATTACAAGTGTTAACAGAGCAAAGACTGCTGGAATCTTTCCTAATGCAATAGAAATTTTTGCTGGAGGAAGGAGG TACTTCTTTGCATCATTCCTATCTCGTGATGAAGCTTTCAAGATCATTAATGATGGATGGTTGCAGCATGTCAATGGAGCCCAAGAAATTACAGAACAACAG GAATCCATGTCTGAGTCCAGCACCCAAGAGAATGGCTTTGTTGCAATTGAAAATATCAATAGCTCACTAAACCCTGTAAATGACACGGAATCTGCAGACAG GCATGAGGACGCTCCCACTTCTAGTGGCTCTAAGGTTCCATCCACTACTGACACTAATGCAGAAGTAGGTAGTGGATCAGTTATAAATAGTGGGGTTTCAGCATCAGAAGGTACCTTTTCATGGAAGCCAGAGAATTGTGATGCACCAAAGG TTGCTGAATGTTTTACCAAGGTTGCAGAAACAAAGTTTCCG ATTAAGGTAGAGGAGttcttcaatttgtttttttcgGATAATGCTGTTAATTTCATTGAATCTTTTCATAGAAGGTGTGGAGATAAAG AATTTAAGTGCTCTTCATGGTGCCCTCATGACAAATTTGGACATGTCCGTGATGTGTCATTTCAACAtccaataaaaatatactttg GTGCAAAATTTGGTAGCTGCCAGGAGGCCCAGAAATTTCGAATTTACAGAAACag TCACTTGGTTATAGAGACATCACAAGAGATCAGTGATGTACCATATGGAGATTATTTCCGTGTAGAG GGGCTTTGGGATGTAGAAAGAGACAATGATGGCCCACAAGAAGGCTGCATTTTGCGGGTTTATGTTAATGTGGCTTTTAGCAAGAAAACTGTTTGGAAAG GGAAAATAGTGCAGTCTACTCTTGAAGAGTGTCGAGAAGCATATGCAACGTGGATAGACAGG GCACATGAATTGTTGAAGCAGAACATTGATAAACAAGGAG GGGTAAAGCCTTCTGAAAGCTCAGCTGGAAATGGTGAACTCCAAGTCGAAAGGGAAGTGGCTACCACGGAACCTTCAGAAAGATCTCATACCTTAAGTGATCCAGTAAGGACATTGCAGATGTCCGATTCTCTGGATGTTAACCAGCGAATTGGGAATCTTTTGCAAGAAAGTTTGACTAGTGCTTTATCCATTGCATCTTTGTTAAGCGAGTTTGCGAGGAAATCCTTCTCATACTTGAAAAGCCAAGGCCACATTTCACTAGTCTTAGCTGTTGCCTTCACTGTGATTCTCCTGATGCAG GTAAGCATTGTTGTGCTATTAAACAGGCCACAACAAGTGCATGTGAATTACCCAGTTGAGTACATGGGTAGCATGATGAGAGGTGGTGGAGGCGGAGGTGGAGAAAGCAGAGCTGAAGCAGTGGCTTGGTTGGAGAAGCGGATGCATCACCTTAAAGAAGAGACGACAATGGTTGAAGCTCGGCTAGAGAGGATGTGGCATGAGCATGCTGCTTTAAAAGCAGAGTTAAAAGAATTAGGGTATCCGAAGAAGCATAATAGATAA
- the LOC105791700 gene encoding RGG repeats nuclear RNA binding protein A, giving the protein MAGLNPFDLLGDDDTGELSLLIAAQQKAVAATATAAAPKKGPAKSQAKTQPATQAKLPSKPLPPAQAVREAKSEGARGGGRGGRGYGRGRGGSGSGGYRRDFANDENLFSNNAVPEDGESGKPSERRGYGGPRPYRGGRRGGFSNGEDADGERPRRLYERRSGTGRGNELKREGSGRGNWGTQTDELAQVTEEVANEGERNLGDEKPAGEEDARDANKESASNEPEEKEPEDKEMTLEEYEKVLEEKRKALQALKIEERKVDAKEFESMQQLSNKKSNDEVFIKLGSDKDKRKEAYDREERAKKSVSINEFLKPAEGERYYNPSGRGRGRGRGSRGFGGGNAARDVAAPSIEDPGHFPILGGK; this is encoded by the exons ATGGCTGGCTTGAACCCTTTTGATTTGTTGGGGGATGACGACACTGGGGAACTATCATTGCTGATCGCTGCTCAGCAAAAGGCTGTCGCAGCCACTGCTACTGCTGCTGCCCCAAAGAAGGGCCCAGCAAAGTCTCAAGCTAAGACGCAACCTGCAACTCAGGCTAAGCTTCCCTCCAAGCCTCTCCCTCCTGCTCAGGCTG TGAGGGAGGCAAAGAGTGAAGGTGCTCGTGGCGGAGGTCGTGGTGGGCGAGGATATGGACGTGGACGTGGTGGTAGTGGTAGTGGTGGATACAGACGTGATTTTGCAAATGACGAGAACTTATTCAGCAATAATGCTGTACCTGAAGATGGAGAGAGTGGAAAACCCTCTGAAAGGCGTGGTTATGGTGGTCCTCGACCTTACCGTGGTGGTCGCCGTGGTGGTTTCAGTAATGGGGAAGATGCAGATGGGGAGCGACCTCGCAGGTTGTATGAACGCCGTAGTGGGACAGGGCGCGG AAATGAGCTCAAACGTGAAGGCTCTGGTCGTGGTAATTGGGGAACTCAAACTGATGAACTTGCTCA GGTGACTGAAGAAGTTGCCAATGAAGGTGAGAGGAATTTAGGTGATGAAAAACCAGCAGGAGAAGAGGATGCTAGAGATGCTAACAAGGAGAGTGCTTCAAACGAGCCTGAAGAAAAAGAGCCCGAGGATAAG GAGATGACTCTTGAGGAGTATGAGAAGGTGCTGGAAGAGAAGAGGAAGGCTCTGCAGGCTCTCAAGATCGAGGAAAGAAAAGTAGATGCCAAGGAGTTTGAATCTATGCAACAGCTTTCAAACAAGAAAAGTAATGATGAGGTCTTCATCAAATTG GGATCTGATAAAGATAAGAGAAAAGAGGCTTATGACAGAGAAGAGAGAGCAAAAAAG TCTGTCAGCATTAATGAATTTCTGAAGCCCGCTGAAGGGGAGAGGTACTATAATCCAAGTGGACGTGGGCGTGGTCGTGGACGAGGTTCAAGAGGATTCGGTGGAGGTAATGCAGCAAGAGATGTGGCAGCACCATCCATTGAAGACCCTGGGCACTTCCCAATTCTTGGGGGCAAGTGA